In Callospermophilus lateralis isolate mCalLat2 chromosome 18, mCalLat2.hap1, whole genome shotgun sequence, one DNA window encodes the following:
- the Exosc6 gene encoding exosome complex component MTR3 produces MPGDHRRIRGPEESQPPQLYAADEDEPPVARDPTRLRPVYARAGLLSQAKGSAYLEAGGTKVLCAVSGPRQAEGGERGSGPAGAGGEAPAALRGRLLCDFRRAPFSGRRRRAPPGGGEERELALALQEALEPAVRLGRYPRAQLEVSALLLEDGGSALAAALTAAALALADAGIEMYDLVVGCGLSLSPGPAPTWLLDPTRLEEERAAAGFTVALMPVLNQVAGLLGSGEGGQTESWAEALRLGLEGCQRLYPVLQQCLVRAARRRGAASAS; encoded by the coding sequence ATGCCTGGAGACCACCGTCGCATCCGCGGGCCTGAGGAGTCCCAACCACCTCAACTGTACGCGGCGGACGAGGACGAGCCGCCTGTCGCCCGCGACCCGACACGGCTGCGGCCTGTGTACGCGCGCGCAGGGCTTCTGAGCCAGGCCAAGGGGTCGGCCTACCTGGAGGCGGGCGGTACCAAGGTGCTGTGCGCCGTGTCTGGCCCGCGCCAGGCCGAGGGCGGCGAGCGCGGCAGTGGCCCTGCTGGAGCGGGCGGCGAGGCCCCGGCCGCGCTGCGTGGTCGCCTGCTCTGCGACTTTCGCCGCGCACCTTTCTCAGGCCGCAGACGCCGTGCGCCCCCGGGCGGCGGCGAGGAGCGCGAGTTGGCCCTGGCGCTGCAGGAGGCGCTGGAGCCGGCTGTGCGCCTGGGGCGCTATCCGCGCGCACAACTCGAGGTGTCTGCGCTGCTGCTGGAGGACGGCGGCTCGGCGCTGGCCGCCGCGCTCACGGCCGCGGCGCTTGCCCTGGCCGACGCGGGAATTGAGATGTACGACCTAGTGGTGGGCTGTGGCCTGAGCCTCTCACCGGGACCCGCGCCCACCTGGCTGCTGGACCCCACGCGGCTCGAGGAGGAGCGCGCCGCCGCCGGTTTCACCGTGGCGCTTATGCCGGTGCTCAATCAGGTGGCCGGGCTGCTGGGCAGCGGGGAGGGGGGCCAGACCGAGAGCTGGGCCGAGGCCTTGCGCTTGGGCCTCGAAGGCTGCCAGCGCCTCTACCCCGTATTACAGCAGTGCCTGGTGCGGGCAGCCCGCCGGAGGGGAGCGGCCTCCGCATCCTGA